Part of the Cloacibacterium caeni genome is shown below.
CGAAAACTCCTGAAGGTATAAAAGCAAAGGAAATGCTTCAATATCTAAAAAGCGATATAAAAGTGGAACAGTTTGATGATAATGGAAATCCTATCTCACCGAAAAATGAACCAGCAGTTGCGCCTCAGAATGTGAATTCTAGCTCTACAAATCCTGAAAGAATTCAGCAAAATAATTCTAAACAAAGGAATTTGCAAGAAATGCAACAAGATGATCCGTTGCAACCAAAAGATTTAAAACCTAAAAAATAAGCAGTTTTCTCAACTCAAAGTTTAAATTTTCTACACTCTTTAATAGAGTGAGCAAAGTTTTTTCGCTTTGGCGAATGAAAAAGCAGACGCTTAAAAGGCGAATTTATTCGCTTCTTTGCTATCTTAATTTTATACCAATTTTTAAGAAATCTTTGCGTGATAAATAGGAAGGATTGAAGATTATGATTTCTTCTTTACCCCGTGGAAATCTTTTAAATAAAACGGCTCGAAATACGCCACGTCTTCAAAATCTTGTCGGTTGAATTTCTCCACCGCTTTTTTGATGAGATATTTCGCAGATGGATACACATTTTCATTAAAATCTGCTCCCGAAATTTGTAAAATCTCTTGCGCTTTTTTGGCTCCATCTCCTATGAAAAGGATTTTTTTGCCTTCTAATTCTTTGAAAGATTGTTCATCTAAGATTTTTGCTTCCGTCTCCGTCAACATCTCCCCTGAATTTCCATCAAAAACAGCGCAATAAACCTCCATTCTTCTTGCATCGATTAATGGAATGATTACATCATAGTTTTGACCTAAAAACGGCTCTATCATCGTTTCCAGAGAATTTACAGCAATGAGAGGAACTTTCAAGCCATAACAAAACCCTTTTGCAGAAGCTGCGCCAATTCTAAGTCCGGTGTAAGAACCTGGACCTTTTCCAAGGGAAACTGCTTCAATATCTTTCAGAGAAATTTCTGCGCCTTCTAAAGCCCATTCTACAAAAGTGTGTAGCGATTCTGACTGTTTATAGTTTTCTGAAACTTCTTCGCAAAGACATAATAATTCTTCGCCATCAGAAATAGCAACTGAACAGTTTTTAGACGAGGTTTCTATATGGAGGATTTTCATTTTTGATGTGATAATTTGAAAATGTGATGATGTGATAATTTTTGCAAAGATTTTCTAAAATTTCATTTTTATGCTTTGTAATATACTCTATAGTATATTCATTATATAATGAATATATACTTTTAAAAACTATTTAAAAATAATTTACCTTTATTATCTTTATCATTTAGTCTTAAGCAAATATCATTTTTTTCAATTATATTAGGCATTTCTTTTGGCAAATCAGAATCAATTAATGTAATAATATATTGTAAATCGTATTTTTCACAAAGTTCTTTTACGAGTTTAATATATCTAATTTTTATTCTATCATCAAGTCCTTCTAACACTCCATCGTGATATACAAATTTATAAAATGATTTATTTGAAAAATTAACTAGTAATGATAAATCAAAAGCAACACATAATAGTTTTTTGTAGGTTGTACCTTGAGATTCAGAAGTATTTAACAAATCTACTTTATTTTGATAATCAGCATTAAACTCAATATTTCCTTGGTTATTTAATTTTAAGGAAATTAAAGCATTGGTATCTAAAATCTCTTTAATTATTGAGTTGAAAATTTTGTTAATATTTGAATGTTTTCTTTCAGATAAAGCGTCTTTTAATGCTAAAACATAATTTGCTATTGATTCTTTTTTTTCTGCGATATCATTTTCTATGATTAAAGAGTTGTCAATTGCTTGAATTTTATCATCAATTCTTTCAACTTCTACTTCTAATGAAACGGTTTTTCTCTGATATTCTTTAAACTTTTTATAACTATCTTTCTGAGTTAATAATGATAATAATTCTCCTTTTTGATTTTCAATTTCTCGAATTTTTATGTTCAAATCTAAATATTCCTTTTTCAATTCAGTGAGAGTTTCCAAAAGATATTTTTTACGCTCAATAGTTAATGATTTTTGAAAATTAATTAAATCATTATATTCTTTTTTTAATTGTTGCGGATAATATAAATTCACTTCTTCAAACAAATCACTAATCGTTTTATTATCAATATCATCATTGATATCAGATAATGAAGATTCTATTTTATTAATTTCGAAGGAAATTCTATATCTATCAGTATTAAATGCTTGAAGTTGTACGTCTATTTCTTCAACAAGTTTTTTGTTTGTTAGAATATCTTCTTTAAAAAAATTGAATTTATCTATTAATGTTCTAACTTCAAAAAGTTCATTTTTTTTAATTTCCAAAAGACCTTCAAGTCTGTCCTTTTCAGAAGTATCAATTTGTGCCTCTAATTTCAGGGTTTTTACTTTTCCCTTTAAGAGGTCGATTTCTTCTTCTATTTCTAATTTCTCTAAGATCAATTTTCCATTAAATCCAAGCAAATCAAAAACAAAAGGCTTCCAATCTTTATGTTTGCCTTTAAATTTATTTAACTTGAAGACATCTAAATAATCTTGTTGACTTCTTAAGAAATAAGTTATTGATTTTCTGTAATCCCAATTTGGTAAGATATTAAAGTTTAGAAACTCATTTAGTCTTGCCTTAGCTTTTTTTAATGTTAGTTCTTCGTCCCAATTAATATCTAATTCAAAATTATTTAGCTTTGAATCATTTAGCTTAAATGATATTTTAGTTGGAGTATTTATAGAACGTTTTATTAGTAAATATTTTCCGCTATTTAACTTTAATTCACCGTAAAATTCCTGTCCAATAAAAATATCATTACCTAATAATTTATCCGTGTTTTTGTCAAAACTTGATAAAAGTAAAAAATCAATAACTCTTATTAAAGATGTTTTTCCTAAATTATGGGTATCTTCTTTTTTATCACTTTCTATGAACGCAACAATAGCATTGAATCTTTCATTAAATTCAATATTTTTAAAGTTTTTATTAGAATAAATTTTACTAATCTTCATCGTTGTTGCTTAGTAGTTTTACAGCATCAATATTTTTTAAATATTGAATTTTACCTATTGCAAATAAGAAAGTTAGAGCAAAATCAAAATTGTTTTTTGACTTAATTCCGATTTTATGAATTAACATTTCTTTTAAATCGTCATACTTAATTATGCCTTCTTTTGTTAAAAACGACAATATCTTTCCTGCAATATATATCACAGAAAATTTAATGTTAGTATGTTTAGTTGGCTTTAGCATGGATTATTCATTAATACCAATATCACAATTATAATACATATAATGAAGAAAAAGGCGAACCAAATTTCGATTGTTACTTAATTCGGGATTATTATCAATTATGAACTTGTATAAATAATTAAAAATCATATCAAATTTATCAAAATCGTCTCGGTGTACAATAATTTCTTCATTAATATCATCTATAGTATTTTCATATTTATTCAGATATTCCGAGTTGATAGGATCCATTAAAAATTCTCTGATTTGATCTAAATAAATGAGTTTCTTTTTTATGACATTGTTAAAATACTCTTTACTCAAATTATTTAATTGATTTTTCTTTTCAATATCTCTTTCTGGAATTTCTGGCAAATTACCTTTTTTCTTATCTATTTTACTAAAAGAATTAATTATTTCTTTTAAGTCATTTTCATCAAAACTAAGAGGCAATAAAAGTTTATTTAGATTTAAAGTTTTTGCAATAGTTGGGTATTGTTTTAACCAAAGTTCAATTGTTTCTAAACCAATTACTCTATTCTCTATTTCTGTTTTCCCATCAAAAATATCTTCAATTTTAGGATGCTGAACACCGCTTAGTTTTCTGTTGGTAAAAAGCAAATAAAAATCTATTTTATTTCTCTCTTTTAATTTTTGAATAGCAGGAATCACACTTGTCTTTAAAATTGTTTGAAAGTCGCTTTCTGAACAACTTGCATTGTTTCTTTGAGTGTGTTTTGCTTGAATAATAACTTTTCCACTCCATGGTTTTGATTTACTCGGAAATTTATTAGCTATCCCATTAAATTCAGCATCTCTTCCTCCGTCTTTTCCATCAGTAAAAACTACAGTTCCTGTTCCTAAAATCTCACTACATATTAGTGCTACAAGGTTTTCAAATTCTGTATATGTTAAATTTTCTAATGGATATATCATATTAATTTAATTACAAAGATATTAAATTAGGCTAAAAATATTAGTCTTGTAAATTTATAATAAAATTTACTTCCTAAAAATTGTTCTCGGTTCTGCTTGTGCTTTTGGATAAATGCATAATTCTGCAATAGAAACTCTTTCTGGTGCATTTACACAATACGAAATCGCATCTGCAATATCTTCTGCTTTTAGTGCTTCATAACCAGCATAAACAGTAGCAGCTCGTTGTTCATCTCCTTTGAATCTTACTTTAGAAAAATCAGTTTCTACTGCTCCTGGTTGGATATTAGTCACTTTGATTCCAAATTCTGTAAGTTCTATTCTCATTCCTTCGGAAATAACGTCTACAGCGCGTTTTGATGCGCAATATACCACACCATTTGCATACGTTTGTCTCGCAGCAACCGAAGAAATATTGATGATATGACCTGTATTTCTCGCTTTCATGATTTTAATAATCGGTTGAGAAACATAGAGCAATCCTTTTACATTTCCGTCCATCATCGCATCCCAATCTGCAATATTTCCTTCGGAAATCGATTCTAATCCATGAGCGTTTCCTGCATTATTCACCAAAACATCTATGTTTTTCCATTCTTGTGGAAGTGAATGGATGGCATTTTCTACTTCTTCTTGGTTTCTTACATCAAAAACCAAACTGTACAATTCTGTTAAATTGCTTAATTCGATTTGTAATTGCTCTAAAACTTCTTTTCTACGACCACAAATGATCAATCTATGACCTTGTTTAGCAAAAGTTTCTGCGGTAGCTTTTCCAATTCCTGAAGTTGCACCGGTGATGAATATTGTTTTCATTTTAATATTTTTTTCTCGCGGATTTAGCAAATTATGCTGATTTTATAATTAATTTTTAAAAAATTTCTGCATAATCAGCACAGAATGCGAGAGTTAATTCGCATCAAATGCTTCAAAAGCGTCTTCTAAATGTGAAATTTTAAGTTTTCCTGATTCGTCTGGAAGGACAGAAATAATATCAAACCTTACTTCTTTGTCTATATTTAGAGATTTTAGGTATTCGTCTGTGGCAGAAACGATGGATTTAATTTTCT
Proteins encoded:
- a CDS encoding DUF2326 domain-containing protein, with the protein product MKISKIYSNKNFKNIEFNERFNAIVAFIESDKKEDTHNLGKTSLIRVIDFLLLSSFDKNTDKLLGNDIFIGQEFYGELKLNSGKYLLIKRSINTPTKISFKLNDSKLNNFELDINWDEELTLKKAKARLNEFLNFNILPNWDYRKSITYFLRSQQDYLDVFKLNKFKGKHKDWKPFVFDLLGFNGKLILEKLEIEEEIDLLKGKVKTLKLEAQIDTSEKDRLEGLLEIKKNELFEVRTLIDKFNFFKEDILTNKKLVEEIDVQLQAFNTDRYRISFEINKIESSLSDINDDIDNKTISDLFEEVNLYYPQQLKKEYNDLINFQKSLTIERKKYLLETLTELKKEYLDLNIKIREIENQKGELLSLLTQKDSYKKFKEYQRKTVSLEVEVERIDDKIQAIDNSLIIENDIAEKKESIANYVLALKDALSERKHSNINKIFNSIIKEILDTNALISLKLNNQGNIEFNADYQNKVDLLNTSESQGTTYKKLLCVAFDLSLLVNFSNKSFYKFVYHDGVLEGLDDRIKIRYIKLVKELCEKYDLQYIITLIDSDLPKEMPNIIEKNDICLRLNDKDNKGKLFLNSF
- a CDS encoding ABC-three component system middle component 8; this encodes MLKPTKHTNIKFSVIYIAGKILSFLTKEGIIKYDDLKEMLIHKIGIKSKNNFDFALTFLFAIGKIQYLKNIDAVKLLSNNDED
- a CDS encoding ABC-three component system protein, yielding MIYPLENLTYTEFENLVALICSEILGTGTVVFTDGKDGGRDAEFNGIANKFPSKSKPWSGKVIIQAKHTQRNNASCSESDFQTILKTSVIPAIQKLKERNKIDFYLLFTNRKLSGVQHPKIEDIFDGKTEIENRVIGLETIELWLKQYPTIAKTLNLNKLLLPLSFDENDLKEIINSFSKIDKKKGNLPEIPERDIEKKNQLNNLSKEYFNNVIKKKLIYLDQIREFLMDPINSEYLNKYENTIDDINEEIIVHRDDFDKFDMIFNYLYKFIIDNNPELSNNRNLVRLFLHYMYYNCDIGINE
- a CDS encoding SDR family NAD(P)-dependent oxidoreductase, translated to MKTIFITGATSGIGKATAETFAKQGHRLIICGRRKEVLEQLQIELSNLTELYSLVFDVRNQEEVENAIHSLPQEWKNIDVLVNNAGNAHGLESISEGNIADWDAMMDGNVKGLLYVSQPIIKIMKARNTGHIINISSVAARQTYANGVVYCASKRAVDVISEGMRIELTEFGIKVTNIQPGAVETDFSKVRFKGDEQRAATVYAGYEALKAEDIADAISYCVNAPERVSIAELCIYPKAQAEPRTIFRK
- the tsaB gene encoding tRNA (adenosine(37)-N6)-threonylcarbamoyltransferase complex dimerization subunit type 1 TsaB, which translates into the protein MKILHIETSSKNCSVAISDGEELLCLCEEVSENYKQSESLHTFVEWALEGAEISLKDIEAVSLGKGPGSYTGLRIGAASAKGFCYGLKVPLIAVNSLETMIEPFLGQNYDVIIPLIDARRMEVYCAVFDGNSGEMLTETEAKILDEQSFKELEGKKILFIGDGAKKAQEILQISGADFNENVYPSAKYLIKKAVEKFNRQDFEDVAYFEPFYLKDFHGVKKKS